In the genome of Doryrhamphus excisus isolate RoL2022-K1 chromosome 11, RoL_Dexc_1.0, whole genome shotgun sequence, one region contains:
- the LOC131138256 gene encoding adhesion G-protein coupled receptor G4 isoform X2, translating into MVFHLQILFVALLCSTFSTSMQAPLLSLWGKVAEFNLGCSHWRLEDGVSIPTLNHLTACLDLKFKAPAGTQWTAFMYRYPDTQCVGLGVGGCRDCLVVWLFGTEWTTLPISLGVKEWHSLCMTWSHTKDRPLLYVNGTLMDLMAVQDFSPSCCKPAPNGTLTLGAAHELVDGKVQILPSTILTGTVSLFRLWGQERSRQEVTSLKCTEGDLLQWDSHLWDTRVCAPIPDPTLKCEWSIYTVNVKFSIIRYDGNNTELYTARDIAHRWLRDVLPSNIYLHRVSVYEAVRFSAKDSNMLTTLSQGKLVRWTSSNINRFDCLVYVSVIPCADVAAVQDTMHANLGTPYHGFGDLIQVLADVASIETTPVASFSPDTVPPPVTTRSPPVTNFTMMTSVLTSAFTETSSNFSSDLYFEVKVNVSIRGECEAEDILATWLNDTLPDHMMTVLGLQLLPKHQRLKLSRGWDLSVSDGVSSNTVSRESFIFQVEVKMWLTDPQQVEQQIRDLLLVPYNQGSVSIETEDIEICRILNVTCQPESQQTRRGLFEWPVTPGGKNASQPCPKNPQRSGTRHCKLSFSTHWMAPNLQECPIVVETILDLDQVEVTPDNAMDVMEIMHGLLKNHSNLSYQELDTVLNKLKDVVNVSMVTPVLGTAVINTVSDILESHSFLLPFTNTILNITEAVGDRMVGMENSSNLVAPAVVVSMVDVVPREFAGLTFGVSSDRTGSKPEIFLNRLPLKDTVAFIALPSILQHSFPPNQSAQRIQFQFYGVSQLFRDNHQKQILNSFVVSASVSNATSQIQDLEVDIKIQHMDTQCVYWNFNENNGHGGWDPRGCRKHNSSLDFTTCLCDHLTHFGVLLDVTRAPVDKANEHRLTIITYCGCGVSSLFLGITVLTYTAFHKLRRDYPSKILINLSLALLGLNLAFLLDSWLSSWGIDGLCMAAAATLHYFLLASFTWMGLEGVNMYFALVKVFNVYVPSYMLKFCALGWGIPLVICILVLVVNRDAYGSHLYNDALTRTESLDNSDNFCWLQDDVTFYVSVVAYALLMFLFNIAVFVVVLIQIRHMRAKGPSGTRGGLMHDLKGIATLTLLLGLTWTVGFFTWGPARLVLLYMFSVLNTMQGMFIFLFHCLMKENVRKQWRIHLCFGKFRLEEHSEWSHSVSVAKPAQRLPSVRSIKSSSTDSTSASSESSQRGWSCKRPDLGHFMNPLTFPRAQMSHSGGGTACEPTTRVTKHPPPPSIDTEKFH; encoded by the exons ATGGTTTTTCATCTACAAATATTGTTTGTCGCTCTGCTGTGCAGCACTTTCTCCACCAGCATGCAAG CGCCTCTTCTCAGCCTTTGGGGCAAAGTGGCGGAGTTCAACTTAGGTTGCAGCCACTGGAGACTAGAGGACGGGGTCTCCATCCCCACCTTGAACCACCTCACTGCGTGCCTGGACCTCAAGTTTAAG GCACCAGCTGGAACTCAGTGGACAGCCTTCATGTACCGCTATCCTGACACCCAGTGTGTAGGTCTTGGCGTGGGGGGTTGCAGGGATTGTTTGGTGGTCTGGTTGTTTGGCACAGAGTGGACCACCCTCCCAATCAGCCTTGGGGTAAAGGAGTGGCATTCTCTATGTATGACATGGTCTCATACTAAAGACAGGCCTCTGCTTTATGTCAATGGGACCCTGATGGACCTCATGGCGG TACAAGACTTTTCACCCTCCTGTTGCAAACCGGCTCCGAATGGTACGCTCACCCTGGGTGCCGCCCACGAGCTGGTGGACGGAAAAGTCCAGATCCTTCCGTCCACCATCTTGACCGGCACTGTGTCCCTGTTTCGACTGTGGGGGCAAGAGCGCAGcaggcaggaagtgacgtcactcAAGTGCACAGAGGGAGACCTGCTGCAGTGGGACAGCCACCTGTGGGACACACGGGTGTGTGCCCCCATCCCTGACCCTACGCTCAAGTGTG AGTGGTCCATTTACACAGTCAACGTGAAGTTCAGCATCATTCGATATGACGGCAACAACACGGAGCTCTACACGGCCAGAGACATTGCACATCGCTGG CTCCGAGATGTGCTCCCGTCCAACATTTATTTACACAGAGTGTCTGTCTATGAAGCTGTCAG ATTCAGCGCCAAAGACTCAAACATGCTGACAACATTGAGTCAAGGCAAACTG GTACGCTGGACCTCCTCCAATATTAACAG gTTTGATTGCTTGGTCTACGTGAGCGTCATCCCCTGTGCGGACGTGGCAGCGGTGCAGGACACGATGCACGCCAACCTGGGTACCCCCTATCATGGTTTCGGTGATCTGATCCAAGTGCTGGCGGACGTAGCGAGCATAGAAACCACGCCTGTTG CTAGTTTCTCCCCTGACACGGTTCCCCCTCCCGTGACTACAAGATCTCCACCCGTCACAAACTTCACTATGATGACATCGGTGCTTACTTCCGCCTTCACTGAGACATCCTCAAATTTCTCAAGTGATCTGTACTTTGAGGTCAAGGTCAACGTGTCGATAAGAGGAGAGTGTGAAGCGGAGGATATTCTCGCCACGTGG CTCAACGACACGCTACCCGATCACATGATGACGGTGCTAGGCCTTCAGCTGCTTCCCAAACATCAACG ACTTAAACTCAGCCGCGGGTGGGACCTGTCGGTTTCTGATGGG gTGTCTTCAAACACTGTGTCCAG AGAGAGCTTCATCTTCCAGGTTGAGGTGAAGATGTGGCTTACAGACCCCCAGCAAGTTGAACAGCAGATACGAGATCTGCTCCTGGTGCCTTACAACCAAGGCTCCGTCTCCATAGAGACCGAAGACATAGAAATATGCCGCATCT TGAACGTGACCTGTCAGCCAGAGAGTCAGCAAACAAGAAGAGGTCTCTTTGAGTGGCCCGTCACTCCAGGAGGGAAAAATGCTTCTCAGCCTTGCCCGAAAAACCCTCAACGCAGTGGCACAAGACACTG TAAACTGAGTTTCAGCACCCATTGGATGGCCCCAAACCTCCAAGAGTGCCCTATAGTGGTGGAAACCATCCTTGATCTTGACCAAGTGGAAGTCACTCCAG ATAATGCCATGGACGTTATGGAGATAATGCATGGTTTACTGAAGAACCACTCCAACCTCAGCTACCAGGAGCTGGACACTGTGCTCAATAAGCTGAAGGACGTGGTGAACGTCAGCATGGTGACGCCAGTCCTGGGCACGGCAGTCATCAACACCGTCTCGGACATACTGGAGTCTCACAGCTTCCTCTTACCCTTCACTAATAC GATTCTGAACATCACAGAGGCAGTAGGAGACCGCATGGTGGGAATGGAAAACTCGTCAAATCTTGTCGCTCCGGCCGTGGTGGTCTCAATGGTGGACGTGGTTCCAAGAGAGTTTGCTGGTTTGACTTTTGGAGTGTCTTCGGATAGGACGGGCTCCAAGCCTGAG ATTTTTCTAAACAGGCTTCCTCTTAAAGACACGGTGGCTTTCATAGCCCTGCCCTCCATTCTGCAACACAGCTTCCCGCCCAACCAGAGCGCGCAGAGGATCCAGTTTCAGTTCTATGGCGTGTCGCAACTCTTCAGG GACAACCACCAGAAGCAGATTCTGAACAGCTTTGTGGTGTCAGCCAGCGTGAGCAACGCCACCTCTCAAATACAAGACCTTGAAGTTGACATTAAAATC CAACACATGGACACACAGTGTGTGTATTGGAACTTCAATGAAAACA ACGGACATGGAGGATGGGACCCTCGTGGTTGCAGGAAACACAACAGCAGCCTGGATTTCACAACATGTTTGTGTGATCATCTCACACACTTTGGAGTTCTTCTG GATGTCACCAGGGCCCCAGTGGACAAAGCTAATGAGCATAGGCTGACGATCATCACGTATTGTGGATGTGGAGTCTCCTCACTGTTTTTGGGAATAACGGTCCTCACGTACACAGCTTTTCA cAAGCTCCGTCGAGACTACCCCTCCAAGATCCTTATCAACCTCTCGCTGGCCCTGCTGGGTCTGAACCTGGCATTCTTGCTCGACTCCTGGCTCTCCTCCTGGGGAATAGACGGCCTCTGCATGGCCGCCGCAGCAACGCTCCACTACTTCCTACTGGCGTCATTTACCTGGATGGGACTGGAGGGTGTCAATATGTACTTCGCCCTCGTCAAGGTCTTCAACGTCTACGTGCCGTCCTACATGCTCAAGTTTTGTGCTCTGGGATGGG GTATCCCCTTGGTCATTTGTATTCTGGTGCTCGTGGTGAACAGAGATGCCTACGGCAGCCACCTCTACAACGATGCTCTTACCAGAACGGAGTCACTTGACAACTCCGACAACTT CTGTTGGCTTCAGGACGACGTTACCTTCTACGTGTCTGTGGTCGCCTACGCCTTGTTGATGTTCCTCTTTAATATTGCC GTTTTTGTGGTGGTCCTGATCCAGATTCGCCACATGCGGGCAAAAGGTCCAAGTGGGACACGTGGAGGACTGATGCACGACCTAAAAGGGATCGCCACTCTCACTTTACTACTGGGACTCACATGGACTGTGGGTTTTTTTACATGGGGGCCGGCTCGACTGGTTCTGCTGTATATGTTCTCTGTACTTAACACCATGCAAG ggATGTTCATCTTTCTCTTCCACTGTCTGATGAAGGAAAATGTCAGAAAACAGTGGAGGATCCATCTCTGTTTTGGGAAATTTCGACTTGAAGAGCACTCAG AGTGGAGCCACTCTGTGTCCGTTGCCAAACCCGCACAAAGGTTACCGTCAGTCCGCTCCATCAAATCCAGCTCCACCGACAGCACCTCGGCCTCCTCCGAGTCCAGCCAGAGGGGCTGGTCCTGCAAGAGACCTGACCTGG GTCATTTTATGAATCCCCTGACTTTTCCACGTGCCCAGATGAGCCATTCAGGTGGTGGCACTGCGTGTGAGCCCACCACAAGGGTGACAAAACACCCCCCTCCACCCAGCATCGACACTGAAAAGTTTCATTAA
- the LOC131138256 gene encoding adhesion G-protein coupled receptor G4 isoform X3 translates to MVFHLQILFVALLCSTFSTSMQAPLLSLWGKVAEFNLGCSHWRLEDGVSIPTLNHLTACLDLKFKAPAGTQWTAFMYRYPDTQCVGLGVGGCRDCLVVWLFGTEWTTLPISLGVKEWHSLCMTWSHTKDRPLLYVNGTLMDLMAVQDFSPSCCKPAPNGTLTLGAAHELVDGKVQILPSTILTGTVSLFRLWGQERSRQEVTSLKCTEGDLLQWDSHLWDTRVCAPIPDPTLKCEWSIYTVNVKFSIIRYDGNNTELYTARDIAHRWLRDVLPSNIYLHRVSVYEAVRFSAKDSNMLTTLSQGKLVRWTSSNINRFDCLVYVSVIPCADVAAVQDTMHANLGTPYHGFGDLIQVLADVASIETTPVASFSPDTVPPPVTTRSPPVTNFTMMTSVLTSAFTETSSNFSSDLYFEVKVNVSIRGECEAEDILATWLNDTLPDHMMTVLGLQLLPKHQRLKLSRGWDLSVSDGVSSNTVSRESFIFQVEVKMWLTDPQQVEQQIRDLLLVPYNQGSVSIETEDIEICRILNVTCQPESQQTRRGLFEWPVTPGGKNASQPCPKNPQRSGTRHCKLSFSTHWMAPNLQECPIVVETILDLDQVEVTPDNAMDVMEIMHGLLKNHSNLSYQELDTVLNKLKDVVNVSMVTPVLGTAVINTVSDILESHSFLLPFTNTILNITEAVGDRMVGMENSSNLVAPAVVVSMVDVVPREFAGLTFGVSSDRTGSKPEIFLNRLPLKDTVAFIALPSILQHSFPPNQSAQRIQFQFYGVSQLFRDNHQKQILNSFVVSASVSNATSQIQDLEVDIKIVLHHLQPIYQHMDTQCVYWNFNENNGHGGWDPRGCRKHNSSLDFTTCLCDHLTHFGVLLDVTRAPVDKANEHRLTIITYCGCGVSSLFLGITVLTYTAFHKLRRDYPSKILINLSLALLGLNLAFLLDSWLSSWGIDGLCMAAAATLHYFLLASFTWMGLEGVNMYFALVKVFNVYVPSYMLKFCALGWGIPLVICILVLVVNRDAYGSHLYNDALTRTESLDNSDNFCWLQDDVTFYVSVVAYALLMFLFNIAENVRKQWRIHLCFGKFRLEEHSEWSHSVSVAKPAQRLPSVRSIKSSSTDSTSASSESSQRGWSCKRPDLGHFMNPLTFPRAQMSHSGGGTACEPTTRVTKHPPPPSIDTEKFH, encoded by the exons ATGGTTTTTCATCTACAAATATTGTTTGTCGCTCTGCTGTGCAGCACTTTCTCCACCAGCATGCAAG CGCCTCTTCTCAGCCTTTGGGGCAAAGTGGCGGAGTTCAACTTAGGTTGCAGCCACTGGAGACTAGAGGACGGGGTCTCCATCCCCACCTTGAACCACCTCACTGCGTGCCTGGACCTCAAGTTTAAG GCACCAGCTGGAACTCAGTGGACAGCCTTCATGTACCGCTATCCTGACACCCAGTGTGTAGGTCTTGGCGTGGGGGGTTGCAGGGATTGTTTGGTGGTCTGGTTGTTTGGCACAGAGTGGACCACCCTCCCAATCAGCCTTGGGGTAAAGGAGTGGCATTCTCTATGTATGACATGGTCTCATACTAAAGACAGGCCTCTGCTTTATGTCAATGGGACCCTGATGGACCTCATGGCGG TACAAGACTTTTCACCCTCCTGTTGCAAACCGGCTCCGAATGGTACGCTCACCCTGGGTGCCGCCCACGAGCTGGTGGACGGAAAAGTCCAGATCCTTCCGTCCACCATCTTGACCGGCACTGTGTCCCTGTTTCGACTGTGGGGGCAAGAGCGCAGcaggcaggaagtgacgtcactcAAGTGCACAGAGGGAGACCTGCTGCAGTGGGACAGCCACCTGTGGGACACACGGGTGTGTGCCCCCATCCCTGACCCTACGCTCAAGTGTG AGTGGTCCATTTACACAGTCAACGTGAAGTTCAGCATCATTCGATATGACGGCAACAACACGGAGCTCTACACGGCCAGAGACATTGCACATCGCTGG CTCCGAGATGTGCTCCCGTCCAACATTTATTTACACAGAGTGTCTGTCTATGAAGCTGTCAG ATTCAGCGCCAAAGACTCAAACATGCTGACAACATTGAGTCAAGGCAAACTG GTACGCTGGACCTCCTCCAATATTAACAG gTTTGATTGCTTGGTCTACGTGAGCGTCATCCCCTGTGCGGACGTGGCAGCGGTGCAGGACACGATGCACGCCAACCTGGGTACCCCCTATCATGGTTTCGGTGATCTGATCCAAGTGCTGGCGGACGTAGCGAGCATAGAAACCACGCCTGTTG CTAGTTTCTCCCCTGACACGGTTCCCCCTCCCGTGACTACAAGATCTCCACCCGTCACAAACTTCACTATGATGACATCGGTGCTTACTTCCGCCTTCACTGAGACATCCTCAAATTTCTCAAGTGATCTGTACTTTGAGGTCAAGGTCAACGTGTCGATAAGAGGAGAGTGTGAAGCGGAGGATATTCTCGCCACGTGG CTCAACGACACGCTACCCGATCACATGATGACGGTGCTAGGCCTTCAGCTGCTTCCCAAACATCAACG ACTTAAACTCAGCCGCGGGTGGGACCTGTCGGTTTCTGATGGG gTGTCTTCAAACACTGTGTCCAG AGAGAGCTTCATCTTCCAGGTTGAGGTGAAGATGTGGCTTACAGACCCCCAGCAAGTTGAACAGCAGATACGAGATCTGCTCCTGGTGCCTTACAACCAAGGCTCCGTCTCCATAGAGACCGAAGACATAGAAATATGCCGCATCT TGAACGTGACCTGTCAGCCAGAGAGTCAGCAAACAAGAAGAGGTCTCTTTGAGTGGCCCGTCACTCCAGGAGGGAAAAATGCTTCTCAGCCTTGCCCGAAAAACCCTCAACGCAGTGGCACAAGACACTG TAAACTGAGTTTCAGCACCCATTGGATGGCCCCAAACCTCCAAGAGTGCCCTATAGTGGTGGAAACCATCCTTGATCTTGACCAAGTGGAAGTCACTCCAG ATAATGCCATGGACGTTATGGAGATAATGCATGGTTTACTGAAGAACCACTCCAACCTCAGCTACCAGGAGCTGGACACTGTGCTCAATAAGCTGAAGGACGTGGTGAACGTCAGCATGGTGACGCCAGTCCTGGGCACGGCAGTCATCAACACCGTCTCGGACATACTGGAGTCTCACAGCTTCCTCTTACCCTTCACTAATAC GATTCTGAACATCACAGAGGCAGTAGGAGACCGCATGGTGGGAATGGAAAACTCGTCAAATCTTGTCGCTCCGGCCGTGGTGGTCTCAATGGTGGACGTGGTTCCAAGAGAGTTTGCTGGTTTGACTTTTGGAGTGTCTTCGGATAGGACGGGCTCCAAGCCTGAG ATTTTTCTAAACAGGCTTCCTCTTAAAGACACGGTGGCTTTCATAGCCCTGCCCTCCATTCTGCAACACAGCTTCCCGCCCAACCAGAGCGCGCAGAGGATCCAGTTTCAGTTCTATGGCGTGTCGCAACTCTTCAGG GACAACCACCAGAAGCAGATTCTGAACAGCTTTGTGGTGTCAGCCAGCGTGAGCAACGCCACCTCTCAAATACAAGACCTTGAAGTTGACATTAAAATCGTACTGCACCACCTCCAACCTATTTAT CAACACATGGACACACAGTGTGTGTATTGGAACTTCAATGAAAACA ACGGACATGGAGGATGGGACCCTCGTGGTTGCAGGAAACACAACAGCAGCCTGGATTTCACAACATGTTTGTGTGATCATCTCACACACTTTGGAGTTCTTCTG GATGTCACCAGGGCCCCAGTGGACAAAGCTAATGAGCATAGGCTGACGATCATCACGTATTGTGGATGTGGAGTCTCCTCACTGTTTTTGGGAATAACGGTCCTCACGTACACAGCTTTTCA cAAGCTCCGTCGAGACTACCCCTCCAAGATCCTTATCAACCTCTCGCTGGCCCTGCTGGGTCTGAACCTGGCATTCTTGCTCGACTCCTGGCTCTCCTCCTGGGGAATAGACGGCCTCTGCATGGCCGCCGCAGCAACGCTCCACTACTTCCTACTGGCGTCATTTACCTGGATGGGACTGGAGGGTGTCAATATGTACTTCGCCCTCGTCAAGGTCTTCAACGTCTACGTGCCGTCCTACATGCTCAAGTTTTGTGCTCTGGGATGGG GTATCCCCTTGGTCATTTGTATTCTGGTGCTCGTGGTGAACAGAGATGCCTACGGCAGCCACCTCTACAACGATGCTCTTACCAGAACGGAGTCACTTGACAACTCCGACAACTT CTGTTGGCTTCAGGACGACGTTACCTTCTACGTGTCTGTGGTCGCCTACGCCTTGTTGATGTTCCTCTTTAATATTGCC GAAAATGTCAGAAAACAGTGGAGGATCCATCTCTGTTTTGGGAAATTTCGACTTGAAGAGCACTCAG AGTGGAGCCACTCTGTGTCCGTTGCCAAACCCGCACAAAGGTTACCGTCAGTCCGCTCCATCAAATCCAGCTCCACCGACAGCACCTCGGCCTCCTCCGAGTCCAGCCAGAGGGGCTGGTCCTGCAAGAGACCTGACCTGG GTCATTTTATGAATCCCCTGACTTTTCCACGTGCCCAGATGAGCCATTCAGGTGGTGGCACTGCGTGTGAGCCCACCACAAGGGTGACAAAACACCCCCCTCCACCCAGCATCGACACTGAAAAGTTTCATTAA
- the LOC131138256 gene encoding adhesion G-protein coupled receptor G4 isoform X1 has product MVFHLQILFVALLCSTFSTSMQAPLLSLWGKVAEFNLGCSHWRLEDGVSIPTLNHLTACLDLKFKAPAGTQWTAFMYRYPDTQCVGLGVGGCRDCLVVWLFGTEWTTLPISLGVKEWHSLCMTWSHTKDRPLLYVNGTLMDLMAVQDFSPSCCKPAPNGTLTLGAAHELVDGKVQILPSTILTGTVSLFRLWGQERSRQEVTSLKCTEGDLLQWDSHLWDTRVCAPIPDPTLKCEWSIYTVNVKFSIIRYDGNNTELYTARDIAHRWLRDVLPSNIYLHRVSVYEAVRFSAKDSNMLTTLSQGKLVRWTSSNINRFDCLVYVSVIPCADVAAVQDTMHANLGTPYHGFGDLIQVLADVASIETTPVASFSPDTVPPPVTTRSPPVTNFTMMTSVLTSAFTETSSNFSSDLYFEVKVNVSIRGECEAEDILATWLNDTLPDHMMTVLGLQLLPKHQRLKLSRGWDLSVSDGVSSNTVSRESFIFQVEVKMWLTDPQQVEQQIRDLLLVPYNQGSVSIETEDIEICRILNVTCQPESQQTRRGLFEWPVTPGGKNASQPCPKNPQRSGTRHCKLSFSTHWMAPNLQECPIVVETILDLDQVEVTPDNAMDVMEIMHGLLKNHSNLSYQELDTVLNKLKDVVNVSMVTPVLGTAVINTVSDILESHSFLLPFTNTILNITEAVGDRMVGMENSSNLVAPAVVVSMVDVVPREFAGLTFGVSSDRTGSKPEIFLNRLPLKDTVAFIALPSILQHSFPPNQSAQRIQFQFYGVSQLFRDNHQKQILNSFVVSASVSNATSQIQDLEVDIKIVLHHLQPIYQHMDTQCVYWNFNENNGHGGWDPRGCRKHNSSLDFTTCLCDHLTHFGVLLDVTRAPVDKANEHRLTIITYCGCGVSSLFLGITVLTYTAFHKLRRDYPSKILINLSLALLGLNLAFLLDSWLSSWGIDGLCMAAAATLHYFLLASFTWMGLEGVNMYFALVKVFNVYVPSYMLKFCALGWGIPLVICILVLVVNRDAYGSHLYNDALTRTESLDNSDNFCWLQDDVTFYVSVVAYALLMFLFNIAVFVVVLIQIRHMRAKGPSGTRGGLMHDLKGIATLTLLLGLTWTVGFFTWGPARLVLLYMFSVLNTMQGMFIFLFHCLMKENVRKQWRIHLCFGKFRLEEHSEWSHSVSVAKPAQRLPSVRSIKSSSTDSTSASSESSQRGWSCKRPDLGHFMNPLTFPRAQMSHSGGGTACEPTTRVTKHPPPPSIDTEKFH; this is encoded by the exons ATGGTTTTTCATCTACAAATATTGTTTGTCGCTCTGCTGTGCAGCACTTTCTCCACCAGCATGCAAG CGCCTCTTCTCAGCCTTTGGGGCAAAGTGGCGGAGTTCAACTTAGGTTGCAGCCACTGGAGACTAGAGGACGGGGTCTCCATCCCCACCTTGAACCACCTCACTGCGTGCCTGGACCTCAAGTTTAAG GCACCAGCTGGAACTCAGTGGACAGCCTTCATGTACCGCTATCCTGACACCCAGTGTGTAGGTCTTGGCGTGGGGGGTTGCAGGGATTGTTTGGTGGTCTGGTTGTTTGGCACAGAGTGGACCACCCTCCCAATCAGCCTTGGGGTAAAGGAGTGGCATTCTCTATGTATGACATGGTCTCATACTAAAGACAGGCCTCTGCTTTATGTCAATGGGACCCTGATGGACCTCATGGCGG TACAAGACTTTTCACCCTCCTGTTGCAAACCGGCTCCGAATGGTACGCTCACCCTGGGTGCCGCCCACGAGCTGGTGGACGGAAAAGTCCAGATCCTTCCGTCCACCATCTTGACCGGCACTGTGTCCCTGTTTCGACTGTGGGGGCAAGAGCGCAGcaggcaggaagtgacgtcactcAAGTGCACAGAGGGAGACCTGCTGCAGTGGGACAGCCACCTGTGGGACACACGGGTGTGTGCCCCCATCCCTGACCCTACGCTCAAGTGTG AGTGGTCCATTTACACAGTCAACGTGAAGTTCAGCATCATTCGATATGACGGCAACAACACGGAGCTCTACACGGCCAGAGACATTGCACATCGCTGG CTCCGAGATGTGCTCCCGTCCAACATTTATTTACACAGAGTGTCTGTCTATGAAGCTGTCAG ATTCAGCGCCAAAGACTCAAACATGCTGACAACATTGAGTCAAGGCAAACTG GTACGCTGGACCTCCTCCAATATTAACAG gTTTGATTGCTTGGTCTACGTGAGCGTCATCCCCTGTGCGGACGTGGCAGCGGTGCAGGACACGATGCACGCCAACCTGGGTACCCCCTATCATGGTTTCGGTGATCTGATCCAAGTGCTGGCGGACGTAGCGAGCATAGAAACCACGCCTGTTG CTAGTTTCTCCCCTGACACGGTTCCCCCTCCCGTGACTACAAGATCTCCACCCGTCACAAACTTCACTATGATGACATCGGTGCTTACTTCCGCCTTCACTGAGACATCCTCAAATTTCTCAAGTGATCTGTACTTTGAGGTCAAGGTCAACGTGTCGATAAGAGGAGAGTGTGAAGCGGAGGATATTCTCGCCACGTGG CTCAACGACACGCTACCCGATCACATGATGACGGTGCTAGGCCTTCAGCTGCTTCCCAAACATCAACG ACTTAAACTCAGCCGCGGGTGGGACCTGTCGGTTTCTGATGGG gTGTCTTCAAACACTGTGTCCAG AGAGAGCTTCATCTTCCAGGTTGAGGTGAAGATGTGGCTTACAGACCCCCAGCAAGTTGAACAGCAGATACGAGATCTGCTCCTGGTGCCTTACAACCAAGGCTCCGTCTCCATAGAGACCGAAGACATAGAAATATGCCGCATCT TGAACGTGACCTGTCAGCCAGAGAGTCAGCAAACAAGAAGAGGTCTCTTTGAGTGGCCCGTCACTCCAGGAGGGAAAAATGCTTCTCAGCCTTGCCCGAAAAACCCTCAACGCAGTGGCACAAGACACTG TAAACTGAGTTTCAGCACCCATTGGATGGCCCCAAACCTCCAAGAGTGCCCTATAGTGGTGGAAACCATCCTTGATCTTGACCAAGTGGAAGTCACTCCAG ATAATGCCATGGACGTTATGGAGATAATGCATGGTTTACTGAAGAACCACTCCAACCTCAGCTACCAGGAGCTGGACACTGTGCTCAATAAGCTGAAGGACGTGGTGAACGTCAGCATGGTGACGCCAGTCCTGGGCACGGCAGTCATCAACACCGTCTCGGACATACTGGAGTCTCACAGCTTCCTCTTACCCTTCACTAATAC GATTCTGAACATCACAGAGGCAGTAGGAGACCGCATGGTGGGAATGGAAAACTCGTCAAATCTTGTCGCTCCGGCCGTGGTGGTCTCAATGGTGGACGTGGTTCCAAGAGAGTTTGCTGGTTTGACTTTTGGAGTGTCTTCGGATAGGACGGGCTCCAAGCCTGAG ATTTTTCTAAACAGGCTTCCTCTTAAAGACACGGTGGCTTTCATAGCCCTGCCCTCCATTCTGCAACACAGCTTCCCGCCCAACCAGAGCGCGCAGAGGATCCAGTTTCAGTTCTATGGCGTGTCGCAACTCTTCAGG GACAACCACCAGAAGCAGATTCTGAACAGCTTTGTGGTGTCAGCCAGCGTGAGCAACGCCACCTCTCAAATACAAGACCTTGAAGTTGACATTAAAATCGTACTGCACCACCTCCAACCTATTTAT CAACACATGGACACACAGTGTGTGTATTGGAACTTCAATGAAAACA ACGGACATGGAGGATGGGACCCTCGTGGTTGCAGGAAACACAACAGCAGCCTGGATTTCACAACATGTTTGTGTGATCATCTCACACACTTTGGAGTTCTTCTG GATGTCACCAGGGCCCCAGTGGACAAAGCTAATGAGCATAGGCTGACGATCATCACGTATTGTGGATGTGGAGTCTCCTCACTGTTTTTGGGAATAACGGTCCTCACGTACACAGCTTTTCA cAAGCTCCGTCGAGACTACCCCTCCAAGATCCTTATCAACCTCTCGCTGGCCCTGCTGGGTCTGAACCTGGCATTCTTGCTCGACTCCTGGCTCTCCTCCTGGGGAATAGACGGCCTCTGCATGGCCGCCGCAGCAACGCTCCACTACTTCCTACTGGCGTCATTTACCTGGATGGGACTGGAGGGTGTCAATATGTACTTCGCCCTCGTCAAGGTCTTCAACGTCTACGTGCCGTCCTACATGCTCAAGTTTTGTGCTCTGGGATGGG GTATCCCCTTGGTCATTTGTATTCTGGTGCTCGTGGTGAACAGAGATGCCTACGGCAGCCACCTCTACAACGATGCTCTTACCAGAACGGAGTCACTTGACAACTCCGACAACTT CTGTTGGCTTCAGGACGACGTTACCTTCTACGTGTCTGTGGTCGCCTACGCCTTGTTGATGTTCCTCTTTAATATTGCC GTTTTTGTGGTGGTCCTGATCCAGATTCGCCACATGCGGGCAAAAGGTCCAAGTGGGACACGTGGAGGACTGATGCACGACCTAAAAGGGATCGCCACTCTCACTTTACTACTGGGACTCACATGGACTGTGGGTTTTTTTACATGGGGGCCGGCTCGACTGGTTCTGCTGTATATGTTCTCTGTACTTAACACCATGCAAG ggATGTTCATCTTTCTCTTCCACTGTCTGATGAAGGAAAATGTCAGAAAACAGTGGAGGATCCATCTCTGTTTTGGGAAATTTCGACTTGAAGAGCACTCAG AGTGGAGCCACTCTGTGTCCGTTGCCAAACCCGCACAAAGGTTACCGTCAGTCCGCTCCATCAAATCCAGCTCCACCGACAGCACCTCGGCCTCCTCCGAGTCCAGCCAGAGGGGCTGGTCCTGCAAGAGACCTGACCTGG GTCATTTTATGAATCCCCTGACTTTTCCACGTGCCCAGATGAGCCATTCAGGTGGTGGCACTGCGTGTGAGCCCACCACAAGGGTGACAAAACACCCCCCTCCACCCAGCATCGACACTGAAAAGTTTCATTAA